One stretch of Thermanaerosceptrum fracticalcis DNA includes these proteins:
- a CDS encoding CBS and ACT domain-containing protein — MLVKERMTPNPITITPQTTVATALQLMRDNKIRRLPVVQGDKLIGIVTDRDLLEVSPSPATTLSIFELNYLLAKTKIADILPKDKKLIIISPDAFVEDAALLMRENKIGGIPVVDDGKLVGIITETNIFDTFIDIMGIKQAGYRITIKLGEDRPGVLAEITKAIASCGGNITHTTSFVNASGNSIIVFRINQGDVDSIISAINQQGYSVVSVQQTNA, encoded by the coding sequence ATGTTAGTAAAAGAGCGTATGACCCCCAACCCCATTACCATCACACCACAAACCACAGTTGCCACTGCCCTGCAGCTGATGCGCGATAACAAAATACGTCGTCTTCCTGTGGTACAAGGGGATAAACTCATCGGTATTGTCACAGACCGTGATTTATTGGAAGTAAGTCCGTCTCCCGCTACCACTCTAAGTATCTTTGAACTGAATTATCTACTGGCTAAGACCAAAATCGCCGACATTCTCCCCAAGGATAAAAAGCTAATTATCATAAGCCCTGATGCCTTTGTGGAAGACGCCGCCTTATTAATGCGCGAAAACAAAATCGGCGGTATCCCTGTTGTGGATGATGGCAAACTGGTAGGCATCATTACCGAAACTAACATTTTTGACACCTTTATTGATATAATGGGTATCAAGCAGGCGGGCTACCGTATTACCATCAAACTGGGCGAAGACCGTCCCGGTGTCCTGGCGGAAATCACCAAAGCCATTGCCTCCTGTGGCGGTAATATTACCCACACTACCAGTTTTGTGAACGCTTCCGGAAACTCTATTATTGTATTTCGTATTAATCAAGGCGATGTAGATAGTATCATCTCTGCCATAAATCAACAAGGCTACAGCGTCGTATCCGTTCAGCAAACCAATGCCTGA
- a CDS encoding branched-chain amino acid ABC transporter permease gives MQKLLNKRTIFIIIVLGLLYGSIQTVILQGKLNPYYEINLLLIGINIIMAVSLNLINGFTGQFSIGHAGFMAIGAYASSVLTLKLHQPFPLAILAGSIAAAIIGFLIGLPTLRLKGDYLAIATLGFGEIIKVLFVNIEYVGGASGLNGIPHVTTWSWVFFLTVFTVVFIKNFINSTHGRACISIREDEIAAETMGINTTKYKVMAFTIGAFFAGTAGALYAHYFYIIQPNTFNFLKSIDYLVMVVLGGMGSITGSVLAATALTIISALLQRFAEIRMVIYALLLIVIMLFRPQGLMGNKELSLNILERLGRGEKHGSVSSK, from the coding sequence ATGCAAAAACTTTTGAATAAGCGTACAATTTTCATCATAATTGTGTTAGGACTTCTCTATGGGTCCATCCAAACAGTTATTCTCCAGGGTAAACTCAATCCTTATTATGAAATTAACCTCCTTTTGATTGGGATTAACATCATAATGGCGGTAAGTTTAAACCTTATCAATGGGTTCACAGGCCAATTCTCAATCGGTCACGCCGGTTTTATGGCCATTGGTGCTTATGCATCTTCTGTTCTCACCTTAAAACTTCACCAACCTTTCCCCTTGGCTATCCTGGCCGGTTCCATAGCCGCCGCTATTATCGGCTTTCTCATTGGCTTGCCTACGCTCCGCCTTAAGGGGGACTATCTAGCCATTGCTACCTTGGGCTTTGGCGAAATTATTAAGGTTCTTTTCGTGAACATCGAGTACGTTGGTGGTGCCAGCGGTTTAAATGGTATTCCCCATGTCACTACTTGGAGCTGGGTTTTCTTCCTTACTGTATTCACCGTAGTTTTTATTAAGAACTTCATTAATTCCACTCACGGTCGGGCCTGCATCTCTATACGAGAAGACGAAATTGCTGCCGAAACCATGGGTATTAATACCACCAAATATAAAGTTATGGCCTTTACCATAGGGGCATTTTTTGCCGGTACTGCCGGGGCCCTCTATGCTCACTACTTTTATATCATCCAGCCCAATACCTTCAACTTCTTAAAGTCTATTGACTACCTGGTGATGGTGGTCCTGGGCGGCATGGGAAGTATTACGGGTTCGGTTTTAGCTGCAACTGCTTTGACAATTATCTCCGCTTTGCTGCAGCGTTTTGCCGAAATACGTATGGTGATTTATGCCCTTCTCCTTATTGTCATCATGCTCTTTAGACCACAGGGGCTAATGGGCAATAAAGAATTAAGTTTGAACATCTTGGAGAGACTGGGAAGGGGTGAAAAACATGGCTCTGTTAGCAGTAAATAA
- a CDS encoding ABC transporter permease — MINGNPHISREHQAYLHAVKLEQMKIVISRLAILVLFIVGWELAARWKVVDPFITSQPSRIWATLVNLHREGLLYHHIGITTTETVIGFVSGTIIGTFLAVILWWSKFLSKVLDPYLVVLNALPKIALGPILIVWIGNGSPAIVTMALLISLIVTVISVHSGFVQVDEAKIKLLRTFGATKWQILQKVILPASVPTIVSALKINVGLSWVGVIVGEFLVSRAGLGYLIVYGGQVFNLDLVMTSVMILAIEAALMYQGVIYLEKSLGKWQ; from the coding sequence ATGATCAACGGTAACCCACATATTTCTCGCGAGCATCAAGCTTACCTCCATGCAGTGAAACTGGAACAAATGAAAATCGTGATTTCCAGGTTGGCTATCCTGGTACTATTTATTGTGGGGTGGGAACTGGCAGCTCGCTGGAAAGTGGTAGACCCTTTTATTACCAGTCAGCCTTCCCGTATTTGGGCTACCTTAGTAAACCTTCACAGGGAAGGGCTTTTGTATCACCATATTGGGATTACAACCACAGAAACAGTAATAGGTTTTGTCTCCGGTACGATCATAGGTACATTCCTGGCTGTGATCTTATGGTGGTCGAAATTTCTTTCCAAAGTGTTAGACCCTTACCTGGTTGTTCTCAATGCCCTGCCCAAAATAGCCCTGGGGCCCATTCTTATTGTTTGGATTGGCAACGGTTCCCCGGCTATTGTGACCATGGCCCTTTTGATTTCACTTATTGTTACGGTTATTTCCGTACATTCCGGTTTTGTCCAGGTAGATGAAGCCAAAATAAAACTGCTCCGGACTTTTGGTGCTACCAAGTGGCAAATCCTGCAGAAAGTAATTTTACCTGCCAGCGTGCCCACGATTGTGTCAGCACTAAAAATCAACGTGGGGCTTTCCTGGGTAGGGGTTATCGTAGGAGAATTCCTGGTGTCTAGGGCCGGTTTGGGCTACTTAATTGTGTACGGTGGGCAAGTTTTTAATCTTGATCTGGTTATGACCAGCGTTATGATTTTAGCTATCGAAGCGGCTCTCATGTACCAGGGGGTTATCTATTTGGAGAAGTCCCTGGGTAAATGGCAATAA
- a CDS encoding ABC transporter ATP-binding protein has translation MALLAVNNLTKVFGGLSAVSNFNIELHPGELVGLIGPNGAGKTTVFNLLTGVYEPTEGTIQFNNESIVGLKPYEITQRGMARTFQNIRLFSNLSVLDNVRIAYHTHVKYGLTSAVMRLGNYFKEEEEMTRKAIEFLHIFNLDRKKDEIAKNLPYGEQRRLEIARALAAKPKLLLLDEPAAGMNPQETHELMNLIKWIRDEFKLTILLIEHDMSLVMGACERIYVLEYGMIIAHGTPEEIKSNPRVIEAYLGEEVAHA, from the coding sequence ATGGCTCTGTTAGCAGTAAATAACCTGACCAAAGTCTTTGGCGGTTTAAGTGCTGTCAGCAATTTTAATATAGAGCTTCACCCCGGCGAACTGGTGGGCCTCATCGGTCCTAACGGCGCAGGCAAAACTACCGTGTTTAACTTGCTGACCGGTGTCTACGAACCTACCGAGGGAACCATCCAATTCAACAATGAAAGTATCGTGGGCTTAAAACCCTATGAAATAACCCAGCGCGGTATGGCCCGAACCTTCCAAAACATCAGGCTGTTCAGCAACCTCTCTGTTCTGGATAATGTAAGAATTGCCTACCACACCCACGTTAAATACGGCTTGACCTCGGCTGTAATGCGCCTGGGTAACTATTTTAAAGAAGAAGAGGAAATGACCAGGAAAGCTATAGAATTCCTGCATATCTTCAATTTAGACCGGAAAAAAGATGAAATTGCCAAAAACCTTCCTTACGGTGAGCAGCGCCGTCTGGAGATTGCCCGTGCCTTAGCTGCCAAACCCAAACTGCTTCTCCTGGATGAACCTGCCGCCGGGATGAATCCCCAGGAAACCCATGAACTCATGAACCTCATTAAATGGATTAGGGACGAATTTAAGCTGACGATTCTCCTCATTGAGCACGACATGTCCTTAGTCATGGGAGCGTGTGAGCGCATTTACGTTCTCGAATATGGTATGATTATTGCCCATGGTACTCCCGAAGAGATCAAGTCTAACCCCCGGGTTATCGAAGCTTATCTTGGAGAGGAGGTAGCCCATGCTTAA
- a CDS encoding peptidylprolyl isomerase — protein sequence MGKNPLVTIEMENGAKIKVELYPETAPNTVNNFIDLVQKRFYDGVIFHRVIPGFMIQGGDPEGTGMGGPGYSIKGEFTRNGFTNNLKHDRGVISMARSMLPNSAGSQFFIMVEKAPHLDGQYASFGKVTEGMEEVDRIVNVSRDMRDKPREDQRMKNVTVETFGVEYPEPEKL from the coding sequence ATGGGCAAGAATCCGCTGGTTACCATTGAGATGGAGAACGGGGCTAAGATTAAGGTCGAATTATATCCGGAAACAGCTCCTAACACAGTGAATAACTTTATTGATTTAGTACAAAAAAGGTTTTATGACGGTGTGATTTTCCACAGGGTTATACCCGGGTTTATGATTCAGGGAGGAGACCCTGAGGGTACTGGAATGGGCGGCCCGGGTTACAGTATTAAAGGGGAATTTACCCGGAACGGCTTTACCAATAACTTAAAACACGACCGTGGGGTCATTTCTATGGCCCGGAGTATGCTGCCAAACTCCGCTGGTTCCCAGTTCTTCATTATGGTGGAGAAAGCTCCCCACCTTGATGGCCAGTATGCCTCTTTTGGCAAGGTGACTGAGGGAATGGAGGAAGTGGACCGTATTGTCAATGTATCCAGGGATATGCGTGACAAACCAAGAGAGGACCAGCGGATGAAGAATGTAACCGTAGAGACTTTTGGCGTGGAGTACCCCGAGCCGGAAAAGTTATAA
- a CDS encoding PhoH family protein encodes MRLIKEWGGVFTPRFVTNEFVLLRSSQNPKQSALGKFNGKEIVPLRYSGIRPFGIAPKSVGQKSLLEALLSPPHEAPLIIAKGAAGTGKTLLALAAGLHRQMGKDKWYRRILVLRASITMDEQIGFLSGDEQAKIDPLMRPIRDNLEVLIDNDEEMWYVNEKELANKVEELFERKIVTTEALGSMRGRSLVKMYVIIDEAQNLKPIQVKGLITRAGNGTKIVLLDDPEQSDHPFLDARSNGLCYASEKMKGSSLCYQVTLNDEECERSELAAEGARRL; translated from the coding sequence GTGCGGCTCATAAAAGAATGGGGAGGAGTGTTTACCCCTCGTTTTGTAACCAACGAATTTGTCCTTCTCCGTTCCTCGCAAAATCCCAAACAGTCCGCTCTGGGTAAATTTAACGGGAAAGAAATTGTACCCTTAAGATATAGTGGGATAAGGCCTTTTGGTATAGCACCCAAAAGCGTAGGGCAGAAATCCCTGCTGGAGGCCTTACTGAGTCCTCCCCATGAAGCTCCCCTGATTATTGCCAAAGGGGCCGCAGGCACCGGTAAAACGCTGTTGGCCCTGGCAGCCGGTCTCCATCGCCAAATGGGGAAAGATAAATGGTACAGGCGTATTCTGGTCTTACGGGCCAGTATCACCATGGATGAACAGATTGGCTTTTTATCCGGTGATGAACAGGCGAAGATCGATCCCTTGATGCGCCCCATTAGAGATAATCTAGAAGTACTGATTGATAACGATGAAGAGATGTGGTATGTTAACGAAAAGGAATTGGCAAATAAAGTTGAAGAACTCTTTGAGAGAAAGATTGTCACGACAGAAGCTTTAGGTTCCATGAGGGGGCGTTCCCTTGTGAAAATGTACGTGATAATCGATGAAGCCCAGAACTTGAAACCCATACAGGTCAAAGGATTAATTACCCGGGCGGGTAATGGTACTAAGATTGTTCTCCTGGATGATCCTGAACAGAGTGACCATCCTTTTTTGGATGCCCGGAGCAATGGTTTATGCTATGCTTCGGAAAAAATGAAAGGAAGCAGTCTCTGTTATCAGGTCACCTTAAATGATGAAGAATGTGAAAGATCGGAGTTGGCCGCAGAAGGGGCGAGAAGGCTTTAG
- a CDS encoding ABC transporter ATP-binding protein, translating to MEAKVIVEAKDLTMNYHTLDGETAAIKDLNLQVYEGEFVSIIGPSGCGKSTLLSLIAGLLTPSNGAVLVKGEVVSGPNPNVGYMPQRDQLFPWRNILNNVLIGLEVQHKLNDETREKAKELLSTYGLGDFIHHYPNQLSGGMRQRAALIRTLAINPEILLLDESFSALDYQTRLAVSDEVRSIIYKEKKTSILVTHDIAEAISMSDRIIVLTKRPATVKNIHEIRLSCDDLSPIKRREAPEFRNYFNQIWKELDVK from the coding sequence ATGGAAGCAAAAGTCATCGTTGAAGCGAAAGATTTAACAATGAATTACCATACTTTAGATGGTGAAACCGCAGCCATCAAAGATCTTAACTTGCAGGTCTATGAAGGAGAATTTGTGAGTATTATTGGTCCAAGTGGTTGTGGCAAATCGACCTTACTTTCTTTAATTGCCGGTCTTCTCACACCATCTAACGGTGCTGTACTGGTGAAAGGAGAAGTTGTTAGTGGCCCCAATCCCAACGTAGGCTACATGCCGCAGCGAGATCAGCTTTTTCCCTGGCGTAATATTCTAAACAATGTCTTGATAGGCCTGGAAGTACAGCATAAGTTAAACGATGAGACGCGGGAAAAGGCCAAGGAACTTCTCTCCACTTACGGGCTAGGAGACTTTATACATCATTACCCTAATCAATTATCGGGTGGTATGCGCCAGCGTGCAGCCCTCATCAGAACCTTGGCTATTAACCCGGAAATACTTCTTCTCGATGAATCTTTTTCAGCACTGGATTATCAAACGAGACTAGCTGTTTCTGATGAAGTAAGAAGTATAATTTACAAGGAAAAAAAGACAAGTATCCTGGTGACCCACGATATTGCTGAAGCCATATCCATGTCTGACAGGATTATTGTGCTCACCAAACGTCCGGCTACGGTCAAAAATATTCACGAAATCCGGCTCTCCTGTGATGACTTGTCTCCTATCAAAAGAAGGGAAGCACCAGAATTTAGGAATTATTTTAATCAGATCTGGAAGGAGCTGGACGTAAAATGA
- a CDS encoding ABC transporter substrate-binding protein, whose translation MNTHFRRESSVKKWSLMLILLLVFSLVATSMMGCGQQKLTKIRLNEVTHSIFYAPLYVALNQGFFKEEGLEIELTNGAGADKVMTAVLSGQADIGFMGPEATIYVFNQGKEDYVINFAQLTQKDGSFLVGRQPDPNFTWDKVKGKTIIGGRKGGMPEMTLEYVLKNKGIIPGKDVTVLTNIQFALMAGAFTGGTGDYVTLFEPVAATLEKEGKGFVVASVGKEGGEIPYTVFSAKKSYIEKNPQIIQKFTNAIYKGQRWVQSHTPEEIAKAIKPSFPDADEKILATVVKRYRDQDTWAKSPVFTKEAFERLQDIIQEAGELSKRAPYEKLVTNKFAEEAVKK comes from the coding sequence ATGAACACTCATTTTAGGAGGGAAAGCAGTGTGAAAAAGTGGAGTTTAATGTTGATCTTACTTCTTGTCTTTAGTTTGGTTGCTACCAGTATGATGGGCTGCGGCCAGCAGAAATTGACTAAGATTCGCCTTAATGAAGTCACTCATTCTATTTTCTATGCGCCTCTGTATGTAGCCCTTAACCAGGGATTCTTTAAGGAAGAAGGTCTGGAAATTGAATTAACCAACGGGGCCGGGGCCGATAAAGTGATGACGGCCGTTCTCTCCGGCCAGGCCGATATTGGCTTTATGGGCCCGGAAGCCACGATTTACGTCTTTAATCAGGGTAAAGAGGATTATGTCATCAATTTTGCCCAGCTGACCCAAAAGGACGGTTCTTTCCTGGTCGGCCGCCAGCCTGATCCAAACTTTACCTGGGATAAGGTAAAGGGCAAAACCATTATCGGCGGCCGTAAAGGCGGCATGCCTGAAATGACACTGGAGTACGTTCTTAAAAATAAAGGGATTATTCCGGGCAAAGACGTGACCGTTCTTACCAATATCCAGTTTGCCCTGATGGCGGGAGCCTTTACCGGGGGAACAGGGGATTATGTAACCTTGTTTGAACCTGTGGCTGCTACCCTGGAAAAGGAAGGAAAAGGCTTCGTTGTTGCTTCTGTTGGTAAGGAAGGCGGGGAAATCCCCTATACCGTTTTTTCAGCCAAAAAGAGTTATATCGAAAAGAATCCTCAAATCATCCAGAAGTTTACCAACGCTATTTATAAAGGACAGCGCTGGGTACAATCCCACACCCCGGAGGAAATTGCCAAGGCTATTAAGCCTTCCTTCCCCGATGCCGATGAAAAGATTCTGGCTACAGTTGTAAAGCGGTACCGGGACCAGGATACCTGGGCCAAGAGCCCTGTCTTCACTAAAGAAGCCTTTGAACGGCTGCAGGATATTATTCAGGAAGCGGGAGAGCTCTCCAAGCGGGCTCCTTATGAAAAACTGGTGACAAACAAATTCGCAGAAGAGGCTGTAAAAAAATAA
- a CDS encoding branched-chain amino acid ABC transporter permease, translated as MYTFIQQLINGISLGSIYALIALGYTMVYGIIKLINFAHGDVYMVGAYIGFFAITKLNMSFVPALITAMIACAILGVIIERLAYKPLRNATRIAALITAIGVSLLLEYGGMLIVTPQPRAFPEVFPQTKIDFFDGAVYMTNQQIVIFIVSLILMFLLQFIVQKTKTGKAMRAVSFDKDAALLMGININNTISATFAIGSALAAAGGVLVGVYYNSISPLMGIIPGLKAFIAAVLGGIGIIPGAAVGGLLMGIIEAMVSGYWSSTLRDAVAFGILILILIIKPSGIFGSNIREKV; from the coding sequence TTGTACACCTTTATTCAACAGCTTATTAACGGAATCTCTTTAGGTAGCATTTATGCCCTCATCGCGCTGGGATACACAATGGTCTATGGGATAATTAAGTTAATCAACTTTGCCCATGGTGATGTCTACATGGTAGGAGCCTATATTGGATTTTTTGCCATAACCAAATTGAATATGAGTTTCGTACCCGCACTGATTACCGCCATGATCGCCTGTGCCATCTTGGGGGTAATTATTGAACGCCTGGCCTATAAACCCCTGAGAAATGCCACGCGAATTGCCGCCCTTATCACGGCTATCGGCGTGTCTCTTCTCCTGGAATACGGTGGCATGCTAATAGTTACTCCTCAGCCCCGGGCCTTCCCCGAAGTCTTTCCTCAAACTAAGATAGATTTTTTTGACGGTGCTGTTTATATGACTAACCAGCAAATTGTTATTTTCATAGTAAGCCTCATTCTTATGTTCCTCCTTCAATTCATTGTCCAAAAAACTAAAACAGGAAAAGCCATGCGTGCTGTTTCTTTTGATAAAGATGCAGCCCTGTTGATGGGTATAAATATTAACAATACAATTTCCGCTACTTTCGCTATCGGTTCCGCCCTGGCTGCCGCTGGTGGAGTCTTGGTTGGCGTGTACTACAATTCTATAAGCCCACTCATGGGAATAATCCCCGGCCTAAAAGCTTTTATCGCTGCGGTCCTGGGCGGCATTGGCATTATTCCTGGAGCCGCTGTAGGTGGCCTCTTAATGGGTATCATTGAAGCAATGGTCAGCGGTTACTGGAGTTCTACTTTACGGGATGCCGTAGCCTTCGGCATTCTCATCCTTATCTTGATAATCAAACCCTCCGGTATCTTCGGTTCAAATATCCGGGAGAAAGTGTAG
- a CDS encoding ABC transporter ATP-binding protein, translating into MLKVNNINVYYGAIHAIKGVSLEVKEGAIVTLIGANGAGKSTILKTISGLLRPKTGEIIYEGNKLNTMEAQEIVRSGVCQVPEGRRVFANMSVLENLELGAFLRKDKAQIKEDMEKVFEKFPRLKERISQLAGTLSGGEQQMLAIGRAMMSRPRLMLLDEPSMGLAPLLVKEIFSIIKEINQSGTTILLVEQNAHMALSIANYAYVLETGKIVLEGPAKELAESEQVKKAYLGG; encoded by the coding sequence ATGCTTAAAGTCAATAATATTAATGTTTACTATGGTGCAATCCATGCCATTAAGGGCGTCAGCCTGGAAGTTAAAGAAGGAGCTATCGTCACCCTGATTGGCGCCAATGGTGCCGGCAAAAGTACTATTCTTAAAACCATCTCCGGCCTCCTGCGGCCCAAAACAGGGGAAATCATTTACGAGGGCAACAAACTCAATACCATGGAAGCTCAGGAAATTGTGCGTTCAGGGGTATGTCAGGTGCCGGAAGGGCGTCGGGTATTTGCCAACATGTCAGTGCTGGAAAACCTGGAGCTTGGTGCCTTTCTCCGTAAAGACAAAGCCCAGATCAAAGAAGATATGGAAAAGGTCTTTGAAAAGTTTCCCCGTCTTAAAGAAAGAATCAGTCAACTGGCAGGAACTTTAAGCGGCGGGGAACAGCAGATGCTGGCCATAGGCCGGGCTATGATGTCAAGGCCCCGCCTAATGCTTCTGGATGAACCCTCCATGGGTCTTGCGCCTCTTTTGGTAAAAGAAATTTTTAGCATCATTAAAGAAATTAATCAGTCCGGTACCACGATTCTTTTGGTAGAACAAAATGCCCATATGGCTCTATCTATTGCTAACTACGCATATGTATTAGAGACTGGTAAAATAGTACTGGAAGGACCTGCCAAAGAACTGGCAGAAAGTGAACAGGTTAAAAAGGCTTACCTGGGGGGGTAA
- the ytxC gene encoding putative sporulation protein YtxC, with amino-acid sequence MLEPISIGTYTSPNVLFNRLNSELEFLQREGLPLHIDINKVGNFTFLGCEITGDNTGTSEEEVFNITKFYIANCLADIIVNEWESRIIKKIVRNTYYYYNEEEKQTILNKAKEILNPLGSNSYHQNERKEKVMVKILEYLDMHKELILEGFVNFRLKDYQNELEDVVNSAVDEFLLEKEYMEFIRLLRYFVDIQEPRVKTIQVIFKQTGKFNLLDENDKPVNNDYLEGFVVDLLDNEINYEDLLISALITLAPKEVILHLENGVVSGDIVTTIKNVFSNRVVMCSGCSKCRHPEK; translated from the coding sequence TTGCTGGAACCAATCTCCATCGGTACATATACCAGCCCTAATGTACTGTTTAACCGCTTAAACAGCGAGTTGGAATTTTTACAAAGAGAAGGTTTACCTCTTCATATTGATATAAATAAAGTGGGTAATTTTACTTTTTTAGGCTGCGAAATAACAGGAGATAATACAGGTACCAGTGAGGAAGAGGTCTTTAATATTACCAAGTTTTATATCGCTAACTGCCTGGCCGACATTATTGTCAACGAATGGGAAAGCAGGATTATTAAAAAAATAGTGCGCAACACCTACTATTACTATAATGAAGAAGAAAAACAGACCATTTTAAATAAAGCCAAAGAAATTTTAAACCCCCTTGGTTCCAACTCCTATCACCAGAATGAACGAAAAGAAAAGGTTATGGTCAAAATTTTAGAATACCTGGATATGCATAAGGAGTTAATCCTGGAGGGGTTTGTTAATTTCCGTCTTAAGGATTATCAGAATGAGTTAGAGGATGTGGTAAATTCCGCCGTTGATGAATTCCTCCTGGAAAAAGAGTATATGGAATTTATCCGTCTCTTACGTTATTTTGTCGATATCCAGGAGCCCCGAGTAAAAACTATCCAGGTAATTTTTAAACAGACAGGAAAATTTAATTTACTCGATGAAAATGATAAACCGGTTAACAATGATTATTTGGAAGGTTTTGTGGTTGATCTTTTAGATAATGAAATCAACTATGAGGATTTACTGATCAGTGCCCTTATCACCCTGGCTCCTAAGGAAGTGATCCTGCATTTGGAGAATGGTGTGGTGTCAGGTGATATCGTGACCACTATCAAGAATGTCTTCAGTAATCGTGTAGTGATGTGCAGTGGCTGCAGTAAATGTAGGCATCCGGAGAAATAA
- a CDS encoding ABC transporter substrate-binding protein, translating to MELSKKLALILVLAFLVTIAGGCGGSKPAPAPAPAPAPEKPKEILIGANFELTGNVATFGVSTVNGIEMAFAEINAKGGVLGQQLKLVKGDNKSDSGESTNVATKLVTQDKVVTLLGPVTSTNVLAAVPVATQFKVPIITSSGTNPKVTVDDSGKTREWAFRTCFIDPFQGFVAANFALNTLKAKTAAIYIDKNSDYSKGLAEVFEKTFTEKGGKVVAKEGFTTDDKDFRATLTKIKATKPDVLFVPAYYEQDGLIAKQARELGYTNPILGGDGWDSDKLLQIAGAKALQEVYFVNHYSAQDTDPKVVKFVNDYKAKYNSVPDALAALGYDTAYLLADAIKRAGSAEPAKIRDALAATKGFSGVTGNVSLDEKHNPVKGAVVLSFDKDGKLVFKEKVNP from the coding sequence ATGGAATTGAGTAAAAAATTAGCGTTAATTCTGGTATTGGCATTTTTAGTAACCATCGCAGGCGGCTGCGGCGGTTCTAAGCCTGCACCGGCTCCAGCACCTGCACCCGCTCCGGAAAAACCCAAGGAAATCTTAATAGGTGCGAACTTTGAATTAACAGGCAACGTTGCCACTTTCGGCGTTTCCACCGTTAACGGTATTGAAATGGCTTTTGCCGAAATTAATGCCAAAGGTGGTGTTCTTGGACAACAACTAAAATTAGTTAAAGGTGACAACAAGTCAGACTCCGGAGAATCTACCAACGTTGCAACCAAACTTGTTACACAGGATAAAGTGGTAACTCTTTTAGGTCCTGTAACAAGTACTAACGTTTTAGCGGCTGTCCCTGTAGCCACTCAATTTAAAGTTCCTATCATTACCAGTTCAGGAACCAACCCCAAGGTTACCGTTGATGACAGTGGAAAAACTAGAGAGTGGGCTTTCCGTACCTGCTTCATTGATCCCTTCCAGGGTTTCGTTGCTGCTAACTTCGCTTTAAATACCTTAAAAGCTAAAACTGCCGCTATTTACATTGACAAGAACAGCGACTACAGTAAGGGACTGGCTGAAGTATTCGAGAAAACCTTTACTGAAAAAGGCGGCAAAGTCGTTGCCAAAGAAGGCTTTACTACCGATGACAAAGACTTCCGCGCTACCTTAACCAAGATTAAAGCCACAAAGCCTGATGTTCTCTTTGTTCCCGCTTACTATGAGCAAGACGGACTCATTGCCAAGCAAGCCCGCGAACTCGGTTATACTAACCCCATCTTAGGTGGAGATGGCTGGGACTCCGACAAACTCCTGCAGATTGCCGGAGCCAAAGCTTTGCAGGAAGTTTACTTCGTAAACCACTATTCCGCTCAAGATACTGATCCTAAAGTTGTGAAGTTCGTCAACGATTACAAAGCTAAGTACAATTCTGTTCCTGACGCTCTTGCCGCCCTGGGATACGACACAGCTTACTTGCTGGCCGATGCTATCAAGCGTGCCGGTTCCGCCGAACCCGCCAAAATTAGGGATGCTTTAGCTGCTACTAAGGGCTTTTCCGGTGTAACAGGAAATGTTTCCTTAGATGAGAAGCACAATCCTGTTAAGGGCGCTGTTGTTTTGAGCTTTGATAAAGACGGTAAGCTCGTCTTCAAAGAAAAGGTTAATCCCTAA
- a CDS encoding PIN domain-containing protein, with amino-acid sequence MQVCKGLAGEGEKVFLVTKDIFERIKADILEVEAQDYRNDHVPSYDDQYKGRQEVYVEGELLDRFYQDKTPIQGRRGAAHKRMGRSVYPSFCNQRICPSPFLAKSQTVRSG; translated from the coding sequence ATCCAGGTTTGTAAGGGATTAGCCGGGGAAGGTGAAAAGGTCTTTCTTGTTACCAAGGATATATTTGAACGTATTAAAGCGGATATCCTGGAGGTAGAAGCCCAGGATTACCGTAATGATCACGTTCCCTCCTATGATGATCAGTATAAGGGCAGGCAGGAAGTTTACGTGGAGGGGGAATTATTAGACAGGTTTTATCAAGACAAAACTCCTATACAAGGAAGAAGAGGTGCGGCTCATAAAAGAATGGGGAGGAGTGTTTACCCCTCGTTTTGTAACCAACGAATTTGTCCTTCTCCGTTCCTCGCAAAATCCCAAACAGTCCGCTCTGGGTAA